A genomic window from Salvia miltiorrhiza cultivar Shanhuang (shh) chromosome 5, IMPLAD_Smil_shh, whole genome shotgun sequence includes:
- the LOC131026366 gene encoding transcription factor bHLH53-like isoform X1, with the protein MLMLLTLEISISQVIPSSSMALSYYSNWTSFQQPDYSGDDPELQSLLNPDDYFADSFCNSLLCDDLTYHANGLPLELDNLTTATQPPPFLLPHQQQQSQAPLFHFPNRHKLYDYSLPEFVLPPPLPQFPAADFSTRICENAKNETSLSAQSIAARQRRRKITVKTQELGKLVPGGHRMNTAEMLQSAYNYVKFLQAQVALLEFLGSHHQEVPFEGEEELQNLLESPLIQEKLYSTQHCLLPNKLAEQVPLLKSNPHLLEKDH; encoded by the exons ATGCTTATGCTTCTAACACTTGAGATATCGATTTCACAGGTAATCCCTTCTTCATCAATGGCGTTGAGCTACTACTCCAACTGGACCTCTTTTCAGCAGCCAGACTACTCCGGCGATGATCCAGAGCTCCAATCTCTGTTGAACCCGGACGACTATTTCGCCGACTCCTTCTGCAACTCTCTTCTCTGCGACGATCTCACTTATCATGCTAATGGACTTCCCTTGGAATTGGATAATCTCACAACTGCAACCCAACCCCCACCCTTTCTATTGCCGCACCAACAACAACAATCCCAGGCGCCCTTGTTCCACTTCCCCAACCGCCACAAGCTCTACGATTACTCGCTGCCGGAATTTGTCTTGCCGCCGCCGTTGCCTCAGTTCCCTGCCGCGGATTTCAGCACCAGGATCTGTGAGAACGCCAAGAACGAAACGAGCTTATCCGCGCAGAGCATCGCAGCCAGGCAGAGGCGGCGGAAGATCACAGTGAAGACGCAGGAGCTCGGGAAGCTGGTTCCCGGCGGGCATAGGATGAACACGGCGGAGATGCTGCAATCCGCCTACAACTACGTCAAGTTCTTGCAGGCGCAAGTTGCTCTCCTTGAATTCCTTGGTTCGCATCATCAG GAGGTACCATTCGAAGGTGAAGAAGAGCTCCAGAATCTTCTAGAATCTCCTTTGATTCAAGAAAAGCTATACTCCACTCAACATTGCTTGCTTCCAAACAAGTTGGCGGAACAAGTTCCATTACTCAAATCCAATCCACATTTGCTGGAAAAGGATCATTGA
- the LOC131026366 gene encoding transcription factor bHLH53-like isoform X2, which produces MALSYYSNWTSFQQPDYSGDDPELQSLLNPDDYFADSFCNSLLCDDLTYHANGLPLELDNLTTATQPPPFLLPHQQQQSQAPLFHFPNRHKLYDYSLPEFVLPPPLPQFPAADFSTRICENAKNETSLSAQSIAARQRRRKITVKTQELGKLVPGGHRMNTAEMLQSAYNYVKFLQAQVALLEFLGSHHQEVPFEGEEELQNLLESPLIQEKLYSTQHCLLPNKLAEQVPLLKSNPHLLEKDH; this is translated from the exons ATGGCGTTGAGCTACTACTCCAACTGGACCTCTTTTCAGCAGCCAGACTACTCCGGCGATGATCCAGAGCTCCAATCTCTGTTGAACCCGGACGACTATTTCGCCGACTCCTTCTGCAACTCTCTTCTCTGCGACGATCTCACTTATCATGCTAATGGACTTCCCTTGGAATTGGATAATCTCACAACTGCAACCCAACCCCCACCCTTTCTATTGCCGCACCAACAACAACAATCCCAGGCGCCCTTGTTCCACTTCCCCAACCGCCACAAGCTCTACGATTACTCGCTGCCGGAATTTGTCTTGCCGCCGCCGTTGCCTCAGTTCCCTGCCGCGGATTTCAGCACCAGGATCTGTGAGAACGCCAAGAACGAAACGAGCTTATCCGCGCAGAGCATCGCAGCCAGGCAGAGGCGGCGGAAGATCACAGTGAAGACGCAGGAGCTCGGGAAGCTGGTTCCCGGCGGGCATAGGATGAACACGGCGGAGATGCTGCAATCCGCCTACAACTACGTCAAGTTCTTGCAGGCGCAAGTTGCTCTCCTTGAATTCCTTGGTTCGCATCATCAG GAGGTACCATTCGAAGGTGAAGAAGAGCTCCAGAATCTTCTAGAATCTCCTTTGATTCAAGAAAAGCTATACTCCACTCAACATTGCTTGCTTCCAAACAAGTTGGCGGAACAAGTTCCATTACTCAAATCCAATCCACATTTGCTGGAAAAGGATCATTGA